The following proteins are encoded in a genomic region of Chryseobacterium cucumeris:
- a CDS encoding efflux RND transporter permease subunit, whose translation MIKNFINRPVLSTVISILIVILGVLGLISLPVTQYPDIAPPTVSVSANYTGANAETVMKSVVVPLEEQINGVEGMDYITSSAGNDGSAQIQVFFKQGIDPDIAAVNVQNRVARATPLLPAEVTRSGVVTQKQQTSALMYMSFYSENKDLDDVYLQNFLNINIIPNLKRVNGVGDANVFGGKNYSMRIWLDPAKMAAYSVTPTDVTNAINEQSREAAAGSIGQNSGSSFEYIIKYVGKFNDKEQYDNIIIKSLANGQNLMLKDVAKVELAGQSYTGIGENGNNPSISMGIFQTPGSNAQEIIKNIKAYLKSAEGTFPQGIKYTFNFDTNEFLEASIEKVVHTLIEAFILVFIVVYIFLQDFRSTLIPAIAVPVSIVGAFFFLNLFGYSLNLLTLFALVLAIGIVVDDAIVVVEAVHAKMEHGISDAKKATVEAMDEITGAIISITLVMAAVFIPVTFITGPTGVFYQQFGITLIIAIIISAINALTLSPVLCSLFLKPHEAHHAEYKNLNLLQKFFYKFNIAFKTTTERYGRGFVFLLRHKWVTLIIFAVTGGILFWASSSMKKGFVPTEDRGIIFTDVQLPPGASMERTYNALKTLQAKALKVPGVQNVTISTGRGFLSGNGSNNGLAFVKLKPFEERKKDGQTSEDITKKLFGIVGSVPDAKVVFFQPPSVPGFGNSAGFEMVLLDKSGGEYADLDAKTNEFIGKLMQRPEIQFAQTSFNTKYPQYQMEINVPLSKQLGVSVNEILATMQGYIGGIYTADFTKYGKQFRVMVQALPENRKNIENLNQLYVRTGSGIMTPISQFVTLTKAYGPQSVSRYNLFTSVKVTGANSDGYSSGDAIAAVQQVADETLNQNYAVEFTGLTREELNSGSQTLLIFGLSLIFVYFILSAQYESYILPLIVIISLPLGVMGAYFGQKIMGLENNIYFQIALIMLVGLLAKNAILIVEFAVQRRHHGETIVMSAINAAKARVRPILMTSFAFIFGLLPLVLASGIGAVGNRSIATGAAIGLLIGTVLGLFVIPVLYVIFETLQEKIKPIKKEDINLAE comes from the coding sequence ATGATAAAAAACTTTATTAACAGACCGGTTTTATCCACCGTAATCTCAATCCTGATTGTGATTCTCGGTGTGCTGGGACTGATCTCGTTACCGGTTACACAGTATCCGGACATTGCGCCGCCTACGGTAAGTGTCTCCGCAAACTATACGGGAGCCAATGCCGAGACGGTAATGAAAAGTGTAGTAGTACCTTTGGAAGAACAGATCAATGGGGTGGAAGGTATGGATTATATCACTTCCAGTGCCGGAAACGACGGTTCTGCCCAGATCCAGGTTTTCTTCAAACAGGGAATAGATCCGGATATTGCAGCGGTAAACGTACAGAACCGTGTAGCGAGAGCTACGCCGCTTTTACCTGCCGAAGTAACGCGTTCAGGGGTAGTAACCCAGAAGCAGCAGACCAGTGCCCTGATGTATATGTCCTTCTATTCTGAAAATAAAGACCTGGATGACGTATACCTTCAGAACTTTTTGAATATCAATATTATTCCTAACCTGAAAAGGGTAAATGGTGTTGGAGATGCGAACGTTTTCGGTGGTAAAAACTACTCGATGAGAATCTGGCTTGATCCTGCAAAAATGGCTGCCTACAGTGTAACGCCTACTGATGTTACCAATGCCATCAATGAGCAGAGTAGAGAAGCGGCGGCAGGTTCTATCGGCCAAAACAGCGGTAGTTCTTTTGAATATATCATCAAATACGTAGGGAAATTCAACGATAAGGAACAATACGATAATATCATCATCAAATCTCTTGCAAACGGACAAAACCTGATGCTGAAAGACGTTGCTAAAGTGGAACTTGCAGGACAGTCTTACACAGGAATCGGGGAGAACGGAAACAATCCTTCCATCAGTATGGGGATCTTCCAGACTCCGGGATCCAACGCACAGGAGATTATTAAAAATATCAAAGCCTATCTGAAATCTGCTGAGGGAACTTTCCCACAGGGAATCAAGTATACTTTCAACTTCGATACCAACGAATTCCTGGAAGCTTCTATTGAAAAGGTAGTTCATACCCTTATCGAAGCCTTCATTCTGGTATTTATCGTAGTATATATTTTCCTTCAGGACTTCAGGTCTACACTGATCCCGGCTATCGCGGTTCCGGTATCTATTGTGGGGGCATTCTTCTTCCTGAATCTCTTCGGATATTCATTGAACCTCTTGACTTTATTTGCATTGGTACTGGCCATTGGTATTGTAGTGGATGATGCCATCGTCGTCGTCGAGGCCGTTCATGCCAAGATGGAACATGGTATTTCTGATGCTAAAAAAGCGACCGTAGAGGCAATGGATGAGATCACAGGGGCTATTATTTCGATTACTTTGGTAATGGCAGCTGTATTTATTCCGGTGACGTTCATTACAGGTCCTACAGGGGTATTCTATCAGCAGTTTGGTATTACGCTGATTATAGCCATCATCATTTCTGCGATTAATGCATTGACCCTGAGTCCGGTTTTATGTTCATTATTCTTAAAACCTCACGAAGCGCATCATGCAGAATATAAAAATCTGAACCTGTTACAGAAGTTTTTCTATAAGTTTAATATTGCTTTTAAAACAACTACTGAACGTTACGGAAGAGGATTTGTATTCCTGTTGAGACATAAATGGGTAACCCTGATAATTTTTGCTGTTACCGGAGGTATTCTGTTCTGGGCAAGCAGCAGCATGAAGAAAGGGTTTGTACCTACAGAAGACAGAGGGATTATTTTTACCGATGTTCAGCTTCCTCCGGGAGCTTCTATGGAAAGAACTTACAACGCATTGAAAACTCTTCAGGCTAAAGCATTGAAAGTTCCGGGCGTACAGAACGTAACGATTTCAACAGGTAGAGGGTTCTTGTCCGGAAACGGAAGTAACAACGGTCTTGCCTTTGTTAAACTGAAACCATTCGAAGAAAGAAAAAAAGACGGACAGACTTCTGAAGATATCACCAAAAAACTATTCGGAATTGTAGGATCTGTTCCTGACGCTAAAGTAGTATTCTTCCAACCGCCAAGTGTACCGGGATTTGGTAACAGTGCAGGTTTTGAAATGGTATTGCTTGATAAATCAGGTGGAGAATATGCCGATCTGGATGCTAAAACCAATGAATTCATCGGTAAGCTGATGCAGAGACCGGAAATTCAGTTTGCACAGACTTCATTCAATACCAAATATCCTCAGTATCAGATGGAAATTAATGTTCCTCTGAGCAAACAGCTTGGAGTTTCTGTCAATGAAATTCTGGCTACAATGCAGGGGTATATCGGAGGTATTTATACTGCAGACTTTACCAAGTATGGAAAGCAGTTCAGAGTGATGGTTCAGGCTCTTCCTGAAAACAGAAAGAATATTGAAAACCTGAATCAGCTTTATGTGAGAACAGGATCAGGGATCATGACTCCGATTTCACAGTTTGTAACATTGACAAAAGCATACGGACCACAATCCGTAAGCCGTTACAACCTCTTTACTTCAGTGAAGGTAACGGGAGCAAACTCTGACGGATACAGTTCTGGGGATGCCATTGCTGCGGTGCAGCAGGTGGCAGATGAAACCCTGAATCAAAACTATGCCGTAGAATTTACCGGGTTAACGAGAGAAGAATTAAATTCAGGATCTCAAACGCTTTTGATTTTTGGACTGAGTTTGATCTTTGTTTACTTTATCCTTTCCGCACAGTATGAAAGTTATATCCTTCCGCTGATTGTTATTATTTCTCTTCCTCTTGGGGTAATGGGAGCTTATTTCGGCCAGAAGATCATGGGACTTGAAAATAATATTTACTTCCAGATTGCCCTGATCATGCTCGTGGGACTACTGGCGAAAAACGCAATCCTTATTGTTGAATTCGCTGTCCAGAGAAGGCATCATGGAGAAACGATTGTGATGTCGGCCATTAATGCAGCGAAAGCCAGGGTAAGACCTATTTTGATGACCTCATTCGCCTTTATTTTCGGTTTATTGCCGTTGGTACTGGCAAGCGGAATCGGAGCAGTAGGTAACAGATCTATCGCTACGGGAGCGGCCATCGGACTATTGATAGGAACTGTTTTGGGATTATTTGTAATTCCGGTTCTGTATGTGATTTTTGAAACACTGCAGGAAAAAATCAAACCTATCAAAAAAGAAGATATCAATTTAGCAGAATAA
- a CDS encoding aldehyde dehydrogenase family protein, with the protein MSKKVKDFGIEKTLRNLGIKEENKGTSVGGKYFASGKVIESISPVDGKLIAKVKTSGESDYDKVIETAQKAFHEFRLIPAPKRGEMVRQLGLKLREYKDDLGKLVSYEMGKSLQEGLGEVQEMIDICDFAVGLSRQLQGYTMHSERPGHRMYEQYHPLGVVGIITAFNFPVAVWSWNTALAWICGNVTIWKPSEKTPLCAIACQNIMMEVLKENNLPEGISSVLVSDHEIGQKLVDDKRVALVSFTGSTRVGRMVSSKVAERFGKSILELGGNNAIIITKEADIDMSIIGAVFGAVGTAGQRCTSTRRLIIHESVYDEVKTRLAKAYGQLKIGNPLDEKNHVGPLIDTDAVNQYEEAIKKCKKEGGKFVVEGGVLSGKDYESGCYVKPCVAEVKNSYEIVQHETFAPILYLIKYKTLEEAIAIQNDVPQGLSSAIMTQNLREAELFLSHAGSDCGIANVNIGTSGAEIGGAFGGEKETGGGRESGSDAWKYYMRRQTNTINYTAQLPLAQGIKFDL; encoded by the coding sequence ATGTCAAAAAAAGTAAAAGATTTCGGAATCGAAAAAACACTCAGAAATCTTGGGATTAAAGAAGAGAACAAAGGGACTTCAGTGGGCGGAAAATATTTCGCATCAGGAAAAGTGATAGAAAGCATTTCTCCTGTGGACGGAAAGTTGATTGCTAAAGTAAAAACTTCCGGAGAAAGTGATTATGACAAAGTAATTGAAACTGCTCAAAAGGCATTTCATGAATTCAGGCTGATTCCGGCTCCCAAAAGAGGAGAGATGGTAAGACAGCTGGGCTTAAAATTAAGAGAATATAAAGACGACCTGGGTAAACTTGTTTCTTATGAAATGGGTAAATCATTACAGGAAGGTCTTGGAGAAGTTCAGGAGATGATCGATATCTGTGACTTTGCAGTTGGACTTTCAAGACAGCTTCAGGGGTACACTATGCACTCTGAAAGACCTGGACACAGAATGTATGAGCAATACCATCCGCTGGGAGTTGTTGGGATTATCACCGCATTCAACTTCCCGGTAGCCGTATGGTCCTGGAACACTGCATTAGCATGGATCTGTGGTAACGTTACCATTTGGAAGCCATCTGAGAAAACACCGCTTTGTGCTATTGCATGCCAGAATATCATGATGGAAGTTTTGAAGGAAAATAATCTTCCTGAAGGAATTTCAAGTGTATTGGTATCGGACCACGAAATCGGGCAGAAACTGGTAGATGATAAAAGAGTAGCGCTGGTATCTTTCACTGGATCTACAAGAGTTGGAAGAATGGTTTCTTCTAAAGTAGCTGAAAGATTCGGAAAGTCTATCCTTGAATTGGGTGGAAACAATGCGATCATTATTACAAAAGAAGCTGATATTGATATGTCAATTATCGGAGCTGTTTTCGGAGCTGTAGGAACTGCAGGCCAGAGATGTACTTCGACAAGAAGACTGATTATCCACGAAAGTGTGTATGATGAAGTGAAAACAAGATTGGCAAAAGCTTATGGCCAGTTGAAAATCGGAAATCCATTGGATGAGAAAAACCATGTAGGACCGCTTATTGATACTGATGCTGTAAACCAATACGAAGAAGCCATCAAAAAATGTAAAAAAGAAGGTGGAAAATTCGTTGTTGAAGGCGGAGTTTTATCTGGTAAAGATTACGAATCCGGATGCTATGTGAAACCTTGTGTGGCTGAAGTGAAAAACTCTTATGAAATTGTTCAGCACGAAACTTTTGCACCAATCCTATATCTGATCAAATACAAAACATTAGAAGAAGCGATCGCTATTCAGAATGATGTTCCTCAGGGATTGTCTTCTGCAATCATGACCCAGAATCTAAGAGAGGCAGAATTGTTCCTTTCTCACGCTGGTTCAGACTGTGGAATTGCCAACGTCAATATCGGAACATCCGGTGCTGAAATTGGTGGAGCTTTCGGTGGTGAAAAAGAAACCGGTGGTGGAAGAGAGTCAGGATCTGATGCCTGGAAGTATTATATGAGAAGACAAACCAATACTATCAATTACACCGCACAACTTCCTTTAGCACAGGGAATTAAATTTGATTTATAA
- a CDS encoding DUF2007 domain-containing protein, with amino-acid sequence MERSTRVSVYESDNPSEIQLVKSKLDDAQITNTVENNYLTFTTTPTATSLKVMVDLEDESKAFEIIDAYLQQSENQ; translated from the coding sequence ATGGAAAGAAGTACGAGAGTATCAGTTTATGAAAGTGATAACCCTTCAGAAATTCAGTTGGTTAAATCTAAATTGGATGACGCACAGATTACAAACACGGTTGAAAATAACTATCTTACATTTACTACAACGCCAACAGCCACTTCGCTGAAGGTAATGGTAGATCTAGAAGATGAATCCAAAGCATTTGAAATTATTGATGCTTACCTTCAACAAAGTGAAAATCAATAA
- a CDS encoding efflux RND transporter periplasmic adaptor subunit, with the protein MNNKLVILSIAALSLTACKKEAPKQDGAKPYPVISVESKNIVGYQTFPATIQGRVNNDVRAKIQGYITQVLVDEGQYVTKGQPLFRLETNILTENAAASKAGIGAAASSVAAAQASVNAAQVEVNKLKPLVQKNIISNVQLQTAQAQLSQAQAQLQQANAAKRQAEANYKGVEANIEYSIIRAPISGVIGRLPLKVGSLVGPSDQTPLTTISDTSEIYAYFAMNEKEYFDFLEKSPGASMPEKIKNLPMVELQLANGSLYPEKGRIEAITGQIDPTTGTIQFRVAFSNAQKLLSNGNSGTIRFPQHYDNVLVVPESATYEQQGIVYVYKVEKGDTARNVVVNVIDRIDNMALIKSGVNKGERVIAAGIGGLKPGTAVKPQPIKMDSLVQSIKPKF; encoded by the coding sequence ATGAATAATAAGCTAGTTATACTTTCCATTGCAGCGCTTTCACTGACTGCCTGCAAAAAAGAAGCTCCGAAACAGGATGGTGCCAAGCCATATCCTGTTATCTCAGTGGAGTCAAAAAATATAGTGGGTTATCAGACGTTTCCGGCTACCATCCAGGGTAGAGTAAACAATGATGTACGTGCAAAAATACAGGGATATATTACCCAGGTATTGGTAGATGAAGGACAATATGTTACAAAAGGACAGCCATTGTTTCGTCTGGAAACCAATATCCTGACCGAAAATGCAGCTGCTTCCAAAGCAGGAATCGGTGCTGCAGCATCAAGCGTTGCCGCAGCGCAGGCTTCTGTAAATGCAGCTCAGGTTGAAGTCAACAAACTTAAACCACTGGTTCAGAAAAATATCATCAGTAACGTACAGTTACAGACCGCTCAGGCTCAGCTGTCACAGGCACAGGCACAGCTTCAGCAGGCCAATGCTGCTAAAAGACAGGCAGAAGCCAACTATAAAGGAGTAGAAGCCAACATCGAATATTCTATTATCCGTGCTCCTATTTCAGGGGTAATCGGAAGACTGCCATTGAAAGTAGGAAGTTTGGTAGGGCCGTCTGATCAGACTCCTCTGACAACGATTTCTGATACCTCTGAGATCTATGCTTACTTTGCCATGAATGAAAAAGAATATTTTGATTTCCTTGAAAAATCTCCGGGAGCTTCTATGCCTGAGAAAATCAAAAACTTACCTATGGTTGAACTTCAGTTAGCCAACGGAAGTCTTTATCCTGAAAAAGGGAGAATTGAAGCCATTACCGGCCAGATTGATCCTACAACCGGAACCATTCAGTTCAGAGTTGCTTTCTCGAATGCCCAGAAATTATTAAGTAATGGGAACAGTGGAACGATCAGGTTCCCTCAGCATTATGACAATGTACTTGTAGTACCTGAAAGTGCTACTTATGAGCAGCAGGGTATTGTTTACGTTTACAAAGTAGAAAAAGGAGATACTGCCAGAAACGTTGTTGTGAATGTTATCGACAGAATCGACAATATGGCTCTTATCAAATCCGGAGTTAATAAAGGTGAAAGAGTTATTGCAGCTGGTATCGGAGGTCTGAAACCGGGAACAGCCGTGAAACCGCAGCCAATTAAAATGGATAGTCTTGTTCAATCAATAAAACCGAAATTCTAA
- a CDS encoding GNAT family N-acetyltransferase: MNPEIKLRQAEIEDRNIIWKIIQQSIERRRQDGSTQWQNGYPNLGTVESDIAKGFGHVLTVDGEIAVYAALILNDEPAYSTIEGAWLSDGEFVVVHRVAVDEKFAGQGMVKKLFDQIEYFTKSHGIQSIKVDTNHDNIAMLKILEGRGYSYCGEVLLRDGMRKAFEKIII, translated from the coding sequence ATGAATCCAGAGATTAAACTAAGACAAGCGGAAATTGAAGACAGAAACATTATTTGGAAAATCATCCAGCAATCCATTGAAAGAAGAAGACAGGACGGAAGCACCCAATGGCAGAACGGATACCCTAATCTAGGAACGGTAGAAAGTGATATTGCGAAAGGATTCGGGCATGTATTGACCGTAGACGGAGAAATTGCAGTATATGCAGCCCTGATTTTGAATGATGAACCGGCTTACAGTACCATTGAAGGAGCATGGCTAAGTGACGGTGAATTTGTTGTGGTTCACAGAGTGGCCGTAGATGAAAAATTTGCCGGACAGGGAATGGTAAAGAAACTTTTTGATCAGATTGAATATTTTACCAAATCTCATGGAATTCAGAGTATTAAAGTAGATACCAACCATGATAATATCGCCATGCTGAAAATTCTTGAAGGCAGAGGGTATTCCTATTGTGGAGAGGTTCTTTTAAGAGACGGGATGAGGAAAGCTTTTGAGAAGATTATAATTTAG
- a CDS encoding SPFH domain-containing protein, with the protein MEKILKPMSGYLTLVICLALFIAAVYFFITGVDQNITFVALAMLCFLISCFFLKGLMIIQPNHSRVLNFFGKYVGTVKENGLFFINPLYSSQKISLRSENLQGQTLKVNDKMGNPIEIAAVIVWKVGDTYKAAYEVERYTDYVRMQSEAAVRHLAVSFPYDNLEDEHANITLRDGGDQVNKILEQELLERLAPAGIIIQEARITHLAYASEIAGAMLQRQQATAIVAARTKIVEGAVGMVDLALKKLSEDNIVELDDERKAAMVSNLMVVLCGEKAATPILNAGTLYN; encoded by the coding sequence ATGGAAAAAATCTTAAAACCTATGTCCGGCTATCTTACATTGGTTATTTGCCTGGCTTTGTTTATCGCAGCTGTCTACTTTTTTATTACCGGAGTAGACCAGAATATAACTTTTGTTGCGCTCGCTATGCTGTGTTTTCTGATATCATGCTTTTTCTTAAAAGGATTAATGATTATTCAGCCTAACCACTCAAGAGTGCTTAACTTTTTTGGAAAGTATGTTGGAACGGTAAAAGAAAACGGACTTTTCTTTATCAACCCGCTTTATTCATCACAGAAAATAAGTCTTCGTTCCGAAAACCTTCAGGGGCAGACTTTAAAAGTAAATGATAAGATGGGGAATCCTATTGAAATTGCAGCCGTAATTGTATGGAAAGTAGGAGATACTTACAAAGCAGCTTATGAAGTAGAAAGATATACGGATTATGTAAGAATGCAGAGTGAGGCCGCAGTAAGACACCTTGCGGTAAGCTTTCCTTATGATAACCTTGAAGATGAACATGCGAACATTACCTTAAGGGACGGTGGGGATCAGGTCAACAAAATTCTCGAGCAGGAATTATTAGAAAGACTGGCACCGGCAGGAATCATTATCCAGGAAGCGAGAATTACCCATTTGGCTTATGCTTCAGAAATTGCGGGAGCAATGCTTCAGAGACAGCAGGCTACTGCGATTGTTGCTGCAAGAACCAAGATTGTGGAAGGAGCGGTAGGAATGGTAGACCTTGCCCTGAAAAAGCTTTCTGAAGATAATATCGTTGAACTGGATGATGAAAGAAAAGCGGCGATGGTAAGCAATTTAATGGTGGTTCTTTGCGGTGAAAAAGCGGCAACACCTATCCTAAATGCAGGAACACTTTACAATTAA
- a CDS encoding efflux transporter outer membrane subunit, giving the protein MKSLLNIIKGITFSVFILGAISSCMARKEYERPKNVVDEKLFRTDMLPSDSTNIADISWKEIFTDPILQGHISKALENNLDIRIALESINSAEAYLKQSKAAYQPTLSIGPNYTFQTQSINTQFGQIIGERRYVNQFDITASIGWEADIWGKLKAQEKAQLATYLGTVAAHKAVKSSLVSSIASAYYQLLTFDAQKRIITETIAVREKNLEATKALKASGSLTEVAVQQSEALVFNAKSLLIDIDTQIQLLENTMSLLMGEPSHSIERSTLEGQKLPIDLKLGYPTQLLANRPDVMRAEFNLMNAFQLTNAAKAQFYPTLKLTGSGGLQSVDIDHLFSVNSLFANVVAGLAQPILNKRQIQTNYDVSLANQETAYLNFRKTVLTAGKEVSDAIRVFSVQDSFIELKQKELDAYKKSVDYSQELVNYGMANYLEVLNASVNSLNAELNISNARYSKMKAAVELYQALGGGWK; this is encoded by the coding sequence ATGAAGAGTTTATTAAACATCATAAAAGGGATCACTTTTTCAGTTTTCATACTCGGAGCCATCTCATCCTGTATGGCGAGAAAAGAATATGAAAGACCGAAAAATGTTGTAGACGAAAAGCTTTTTCGTACAGACATGCTTCCTTCGGACAGCACGAATATTGCAGATATTTCATGGAAAGAAATATTCACTGATCCGATATTGCAGGGGCATATTTCCAAGGCACTGGAAAACAATCTTGATATCAGAATTGCTTTGGAAAGTATTAATTCTGCGGAAGCCTATCTTAAACAGAGTAAGGCAGCGTATCAGCCGACGCTTTCTATCGGACCCAACTATACATTTCAGACCCAGTCTATCAATACCCAGTTTGGACAGATCATCGGAGAAAGACGTTATGTAAACCAGTTTGACATTACGGCAAGTATCGGATGGGAAGCTGATATCTGGGGCAAATTGAAAGCACAGGAAAAAGCCCAGCTTGCGACTTATTTAGGAACTGTTGCCGCTCATAAAGCCGTTAAAAGCAGCTTGGTGTCTTCCATTGCTTCTGCGTATTATCAGTTGCTGACTTTTGATGCCCAGAAAAGAATTATCACGGAAACAATTGCTGTAAGGGAGAAAAATCTTGAAGCCACAAAAGCTTTAAAAGCTTCCGGGTCTCTTACTGAAGTAGCAGTTCAGCAAAGCGAAGCGCTTGTTTTCAATGCCAAATCATTACTGATTGATATTGATACACAGATCCAGCTGCTCGAAAATACAATGAGCCTTTTGATGGGAGAGCCTTCTCATTCTATAGAAAGATCTACATTGGAAGGGCAGAAACTTCCGATCGATTTAAAACTGGGTTACCCGACTCAGCTTCTGGCCAACCGCCCGGATGTAATGAGAGCAGAGTTTAACTTAATGAATGCTTTCCAACTGACGAATGCTGCCAAAGCTCAGTTTTATCCTACTTTAAAACTGACAGGAAGCGGCGGATTGCAGTCTGTGGATATTGACCACTTATTCAGTGTAAATTCATTATTCGCAAATGTAGTGGCGGGACTGGCTCAGCCGATTTTAAATAAAAGACAGATTCAGACCAACTATGACGTAAGTCTTGCCAATCAGGAAACGGCTTATCTTAACTTCAGAAAAACAGTTTTGACTGCCGGAAAAGAAGTTTCGGATGCCATCAGGGTTTTCTCTGTTCAGGATTCATTCATTGAATTGAAACAAAAAGAACTTGATGCCTACAAAAAATCAGTTGACTATTCCCAGGAGCTGGTGAACTATGGGATGGCCAACTATCTTGAAGTATTGAATGCAAGTGTGAATTCATTGAATGCAGAACTTAACATTTCCAATGCAAGATACAGTAAAATGAAAGCAGCCGTAGAGCTCTATCAGGCTTTGGGCGGAGGCTGGAAATAA
- the lat gene encoding L-lysine 6-transaminase — MEHTLDIKANKVKETVGKHVLADGFDFVMDIEKSHGSWLYDKLTDREYLDMFSMFASASIGYNHPYLVERSEWLGRMAVNKPTLADVYSEEYAHFLEVFERVVIPEELQYAFFIEGGTMGVENAMKACFDWKTRKNFAKGLDTEAGICIHFKQAFHGRSGYTLSLTNTADPRKYQYFPMFNWPRILNPKLKFPITEENLEETIKNENLALLQIEEAILMNPDKVACIIIEPIQAEGGDNHFRDEFLLGLRRICDDNEILLIFDEVQTGIAITGKMWAFQHFTAKPDIISFGKKAQVCGVLANKEKFDQVPNNVFRESSRINSTFGGNFIDMLRFQLVMEVIEKENLVENARVVGDFLLESLKALAEKYPEKISNARGRGLMCAIDLPTAEQRNHLMNELFNDGLIILPCGDQSLRFRPHLNVTKEEIQLALDKIENNINKI; from the coding sequence ATGGAACACACATTAGATATAAAAGCAAATAAAGTAAAAGAAACAGTAGGAAAACATGTGTTGGCAGACGGTTTCGATTTTGTGATGGATATTGAAAAGTCACACGGATCATGGCTTTATGATAAACTGACAGACAGAGAATACCTGGATATGTTCTCTATGTTTGCATCTGCATCCATCGGATACAACCACCCTTATCTTGTTGAAAGATCAGAATGGTTAGGAAGAATGGCTGTTAATAAACCTACTCTTGCGGATGTTTACTCAGAAGAGTACGCTCACTTCCTTGAAGTATTCGAAAGAGTGGTTATCCCTGAAGAATTACAATATGCTTTCTTTATCGAAGGCGGAACGATGGGCGTTGAAAATGCAATGAAAGCATGCTTCGACTGGAAAACCCGCAAAAACTTTGCAAAAGGATTAGACACTGAAGCAGGAATCTGTATTCATTTCAAACAGGCTTTCCACGGAAGAAGTGGTTATACTTTAAGTTTAACAAACACTGCTGATCCGAGAAAATACCAATATTTCCCGATGTTCAACTGGCCGAGAATTTTAAATCCCAAATTAAAGTTCCCGATTACAGAAGAAAACCTTGAAGAAACTATCAAAAACGAAAACCTTGCTTTACTTCAGATTGAAGAGGCTATTTTGATGAACCCCGATAAAGTGGCGTGTATCATCATCGAACCTATTCAGGCTGAAGGCGGTGACAATCATTTCAGAGACGAATTCCTGCTGGGATTAAGAAGAATCTGTGATGATAACGAAATCTTACTTATTTTTGATGAAGTTCAGACGGGAATTGCCATTACAGGGAAAATGTGGGCATTCCAGCATTTTACAGCAAAACCGGACATTATTTCTTTCGGGAAAAAAGCTCAGGTTTGTGGTGTGCTGGCTAATAAGGAAAAATTTGATCAGGTTCCAAACAATGTTTTCAGGGAAAGTTCAAGAATCAACTCAACATTCGGAGGAAACTTTATTGATATGCTTCGTTTCCAGCTGGTAATGGAGGTGATCGAAAAAGAAAATCTTGTAGAAAATGCAAGAGTAGTGGGAGATTTCTTACTGGAAAGCTTAAAAGCTCTGGCAGAAAAATATCCTGAGAAAATTTCAAATGCAAGAGGAAGAGGGCTTATGTGTGCGATCGATCTGCCAACTGCAGAACAGAGAAACCACCTGATGAATGAGCTTTTCAATGACGGATTGATTATTCTTCCTTGCGGGGATCAGTCTCTTCGTTTCAGACCTCATTTGAATGTTACTAAAGAAGAAATCCAGCTTGCTTTAGACAAAATTGAAAACAATATTAATAAAATTTAA